A window of Chloroflexota bacterium contains these coding sequences:
- a CDS encoding NUDIX domain-containing protein has translation MSESYTDPDELFDVCDSLGRPLGLRKRRADVHRDGDWHRSIHCWVVGQYHNGTPYVIFQRRSESKDTSPGKLDATVGGHLTAGESVEDALRESQEEIGLALSMSDLLPLGVRQAASDIEPGVRDYEVQFVFLYRANLPLSSFAPSPAEVSALLEISVPNALELLSGKRETISAKALCNQRCHPNEAWLAEQDVRADDFTSQADRYFYRLCVQTDLLYKGYPHVSI, from the coding sequence ATGAGCGAATCCTATACAGATCCCGATGAGCTTTTCGATGTTTGTGATTCGTTGGGGCGACCGCTGGGTTTGCGCAAGCGCCGGGCGGACGTACATCGCGACGGCGACTGGCACCGGTCTATCCACTGTTGGGTAGTGGGGCAGTACCACAACGGCACGCCCTACGTGATTTTCCAGCGTCGGTCGGAATCCAAGGATACGTCACCGGGGAAACTGGATGCGACCGTTGGGGGACACTTGACCGCCGGGGAGTCCGTAGAGGATGCCTTGCGGGAATCTCAAGAGGAGATCGGCCTCGCTCTCTCAATGAGCGATCTCTTGCCGTTAGGAGTACGCCAAGCCGCGAGTGATATCGAGCCCGGCGTACGTGACTATGAGGTGCAGTTCGTTTTCTTGTATCGAGCTAATCTACCGCTCTCCTCTTTCGCGCCAAGCCCTGCCGAGGTCTCGGCCTTGTTAGAGATTTCCGTTCCGAACGCACTTGAGCTTCTATCGGGAAAACGCGAAACGATTTCGGCTAAGGCGCTCTGCAATCAGCGCTGTCACCCTAACGAAGCGTGGCTGGCGGAACAAGATGTCCGAGCGGACGACTTTACATCTCAAGCCGATCGCTATTTCTATCGGCTGTGCGTTCAGACTGATCTGCTCTATAAGGGTTATCCACATGTCTCGATTTGA
- the rsmD gene encoding 16S rRNA (guanine(966)-N(2))-methyltransferase RsmD has protein sequence MNMRIIRGTAAGRRLRAPKSKQVRPTLDKVKHAIFNSLGESGECGRVLELYAGTGALGIEALSRGADWCDFVDVLPASCRAIRENLRVASLRERARVIQARVPGVFNRLKEPYDLILADPPYHTVDHEDWLPALAESRAIEEQTVIVVGHWKKKLPDEQWGQLRLLRRRQHGDSMFSIYAVGDE, from the coding sequence ATGAATATGCGTATTATCCGTGGAACTGCCGCGGGACGGCGCCTGCGGGCGCCGAAATCGAAGCAGGTGCGCCCTACGCTCGACAAAGTGAAACACGCCATCTTCAATTCGCTCGGCGAAAGCGGAGAGTGCGGCCGCGTGTTAGAACTTTACGCGGGCACCGGTGCGCTCGGCATAGAGGCCTTAAGCCGGGGAGCTGATTGGTGTGACTTTGTTGACGTGCTGCCGGCGTCCTGCCGCGCAATCCGTGAGAACTTGCGCGTGGCGTCATTGCGTGAAAGGGCGCGCGTGATCCAGGCACGTGTGCCGGGAGTGTTCAACCGTTTGAAAGAGCCGTACGACCTCATCTTGGCAGACCCGCCGTACCATACCGTGGACCATGAAGACTGGCTACCGGCACTTGCCGAATCGCGCGCAATTGAGGAACAGACGGTGATTGTCGTTGGGCACTGGAAGAAGAAATTGCCTGACGAACAGTGGGGACAGTTGCGGCTCTTACGCCGCCGTCAACACGGCGACTCGATGTTCAGTATCTATGCGGTGGGCGACGAGTGA